A single Oncorhynchus mykiss isolate Arlee chromosome 22, USDA_OmykA_1.1, whole genome shotgun sequence DNA region contains:
- the LOC110501408 gene encoding protocadherin-17-like has protein sequence MDMRLPVIFFLLFWAKARTLKNLNYSVPEEQGPGTVIGNIAKDAGFGPVERGEKSNFRVLENSAPHLIDVDPESGLLFTKQRIDRETLCRRNPKCQLSMEVFANDKEICMIKIDVVDINDNSPGFPSDHINIDISENAAAGTRFPLTIAHDSDSGGNGIKTYQVTRDDYNTFSLDLKLRGEGTIYPELVVQRPLDREDQSHHTLLLTAIDGGEYPRSGSMQINVRVTDSNDNSPVFDKPAYVLELPENSPPGKMLIDLNATDQDEGSNGQVVYSFSGYASDRVQELFSIDPNTGVIKIQGEIDYEENPTIEFDVQAKDLGPNPIPGHCKISVKVLDKNDNWPVISFVSVRQGAISEAAPPESVIALVRVTDKDSGRNGQLQCRVLGNVPFRLQENNDNFYTLLTDRPLDRELKDEYNVTIVARDNGIPSLNYTKSFTVKILDENDNAPRFTKTIYVLQVPENNIPGEYLGSVLAHDPDIGRNGTVSYSISPSHIGDVSVYTYVSVNPTNGAIYASRSFNYEQTKFFEFNVQAKDAGSPHMESSATVRVSVLDVNDNLPVIVLPLLLNDTVEIMIPRNVGLGYIVTTVRAVDHDFGESGRLTYEISEGNEEHLFEMDPVAGEVRTAHAVWEDVAPAVELVVKVTDHGKPPLSAVAKLIIKASTGAIAGGESGASGEQQHWDLSLPLIVTLCIISVLLLAVMTAIAVKSKHQDKEAGNYKCRMAEYSNSNPPVGKGKKKRINKNEIMLVQSEMEERDSVSRMNVVSSPSLITSPICFDYQTTSPLPLTLPRSEVMYLKTTSNSLTVPRAGCHSSFAGLTTETPMNRMSVIQTDNFPSEPNYTSNRQPFAQSSSTFKDAERASLRDSGHGDSDQADSDQDTNKGSHCDTSAREAIKMKATAVNGQPLEQGQGRSVHCTDECRALGHSDRCWMPKLRVGSQADSADNRTNLFIPVGMEAMVETEIYGSLNRSAARKTLSTFGKEQRDSIILVANVKPYLKSQRGLSPLLQECSSVSSSPTKGDTPLDSPTKGPREEVGRVGEGGSDSSAYGPPDGQCSPPHTELEDPSYLSCDLSPKSLSNSLIHSSGIRSGIISQECGGMECVNLDQRDSGN, from the exons ATGGATATGCGTCTTCCTGTCATATTTTTCCTTCTCTTTTGGGCTAAAGCCCGGACTCTGAAAAATCTCAATTATTCCGTTCCAGAGGAGCAGGGACCTGGAACTGTTATCGGAAACATTGCTAAGGATGCCGGATTTGGaccggtggagagaggggaaaaatctAACTTTAGAGTTCTGGAGAATTCTGCTCCACATCTCATTGATGTGGACCCGGAGAGTGGGCTGCTTTTTACCAAACAGCGAATTGACAGGGAGACATTGTGCAGACGCAACCCCAAGTGTCAGCTCTCCATGGAAGTGTTTGCCAACGACAAGGAAATATGCATGATCAAGATTGATGTAGTGGATATAAACGACAACTCGCCAGGTTTTCCCTCAGATCACATCAATATTGATATTTCAGAGAATGCAGCTGCTGGGACACGTTTCCCTCTAACAATTGCGCATGACTCAGATTCTGGGGGAAACGGAATAAAGACTTATCAGGTCACCAGAGATGATTACAATACATTTTCTTTGGACTTGAAATTGAGGGGCGAGGGAACCATCTATCCGGAATTGGTAGTTCAGCGACCTCTAGATAGGGAGGATCAGTCCCATCATACCCTCCTTTTGACAGCCATTGATGGAGGGGAGTATCCAAGATCAGGGTCCATGCAAATCAATGTGAGAGTTACTGATTCAAATGATAATAGCCCAGTATTTGACAAACCCGCCTATGTGCTGGAGCTCCCTGAAAACTCACCACCTGGGAAAATGCTGATAGACCTGAATGCAACAGACCAAGATGAGGGCAGCAATGGACAGGTAGTCTATTCTTTCAGTGGATATGCATCTGATAGAGTCCAGGAGTTGTTTTCTATTGACCCCAACACAGGTGTAATAAAGATTCAGGGAGAAATTGACTATGAAGAGAATCCAACCATTGAATTTGACGTGCAGGCCAAGGACCTGGGGCCTAACCCCATCCCTGGCCATTGTAAGATTTCAGTCAAAGTGCTTGACAAGAATGATAATTGGCCTGTCATAAGTTTTGTCTCAGTCCGCCAGGGAGCTATCAGTGAGGCAGCACCTCCAGAATCTGTCATCGCCCTGGTGAGAGTCACTGATAAAGATTCTGGAAGAAATGGCCAGCTCCAATGCAGAGTGCTTGGCAATGTACCATTCAGGCTGCAGGAAAACAATGATAATTTTTACACTCTGCTCACAGACAGACCTCTAGACAGGGAACTGAAAGATGAATATAACGTGACCATAGTGGCCAGAGACAACGGAATACCTTCGTTGAATTACACCAAATCGTTCACAGTGAAAATCTTAGATGAGAATGATAATGCACCACGTTTCACCAAGACCATCTATGTGCTCCAGGTGCCAGAGAACAACATCCCAGGGGAGTACTTAGGCTCAGTTCTGGCTCATGATCCAGATATAGGTCGGAATGGAACTGTGTCCTACTCCATTTCACCGTCGCACATCGGAGACGTGTCAGTTTACACCTACGTGTCTGTCAATCCTACCAACGGAGCCATATACGCCTCAAGGTCTTTCAACTACGAACAAACTAAGTTCTTTGAGTTCAATGTTCAAGCTAAAGACGCAGGGTCTCCTCATATGGAGAGCAGTGCCACAGTCAGGGTCAGTGTGCTTGACGTCAATGACAATCTACCAGTTATTGTATTACCCCTCCTGCTAAATGACACTGTGGAAATCATGATCCCTAGAAATGTAGGCCTGGGGTACATAGTGACCACGGTGAGAGCAGTCGACCACGACTTCGGCGAGAGCGGTCGTCTGACCTACGAGATCTCTGAGGGTAACGAGGAGCACCTGTTTGAGATGGACCCTGTGGCCGGCGAGGTCAGGACTGCCCATGCTGTGTGGGAGGACGTGGCCCCAGCTGTAGAGCTGGTAGTGAAGGTAACCGATCACGGCAAGCCCCCACTTTCTGCTGTGGCCAAGCTGATCATTAAGGCCAGCACAGGAGCCATTGCAGGAGGGGAGTCCGGGGCCAGCGGGGAGCAGCAGCACTGGGACTTGTCCCTGCCCCTCATCGTCACCCTTTGCATCATCTCTGTCTTGCTGCTGGCTGTCATGACTGCCATCGCCGTTAAGTCCAAGCATCAAGATAAGGAGGCTGGGAATTATAAGTGCCGCATGGCTGAGTACTCCAACTCCAATCCCCCAGTGGGGAAGGGCAAGAAGAAAAGGATCAACAAGAATGAAATCATGCTGGTGCAGagcgagatggaggagagggactcTGTGAGCAGGATGAACGTGGTGAGCAGCCCGTCTCTCATCACCTCACCTATCTGTTTCGACTACCAGACGACCAGCCCCCTGCCTCTCACGCTGCCCAGGTCAGAGGTCATGTACCTGAAAACCACCTCCAACAGCCTGACGGTGCCTCGGGCTGGCTGTCACTCGAGCTTCGCAGGGCTTACCACAGAGACTCCTATGAATAGAATGTCAGTGATACAG ACGGATAATTTTCCCTCGGAGCCCAATTATACGTCCAACAGGCAGCCATTTGCTCAAAG CAGCTCAACATTTAAGGATGCAGAGCGAGCAAGCCTCCGAGACAGTGGCCATGGTGATAGTGACCAGGCTGATAGTGACCAGGATACTAATAAAGGCTCCCACTGCGACACGTCTGCCAGGGAGGCCATCAAGATGAAAGCCACAGCGGTTAATGGCCAGCCTCTCGAGCAGG GACAAGGCAGATCTGTTCACTGCACAGATGAATGTCGTGCACTGGGCCATTCTGACAGATGCTGGATGCCAAAGCTACGTGTAGGAAGCCAAGCAGACAGCGCCGATAATCGCACCAACCTTTTCATCCCAGTGGGAATGGAGGCCATGGTGGAGACAGAGATTTATGGCAGCCTCAACCGCAGTGCAGCCAGAAAAACCCTCAGCACGTTCGGGAAGGAGCAGCGGGACAGCATCATCCTAGTAGCCAACGTCAAACCCTACTTAAAGTCTCAGCGCGGCCTCAGTCCCCTGCTGCAGGAGTGCTCCTCCGTGTCCAGCAGCCCCACCAAGGGGGACACACCCCTGGACTCCCCAACCAAAGGGCccagggaggaggtggggagggtCGGGGAGGGGGGCTCAGACAGCAGTGCCTATGGTCCCCCAGATGGCCAGTGTTCACCGCCCCATACGGAACTGGAGGATCCGTCGTACCTGTCCTGCGACCTCAGTCCCAAGTCCCTGTCCAACAGCCTTATCCACAGCTCTGGGATCAGATCTGGGATCATCAGCCAGGAATGTGGGGGGATGGAGTGCGTCAATCTGGACCAGCGGGACTCTGGGAACTAA